A genomic segment from Verrucomicrobiia bacterium encodes:
- a CDS encoding WbuC family cupin fold metalloprotein produces MNSSVVTPFPVSLPPPAEPVTVLSRELLQAAVAASRQSPRRRMILPLHKDHGAPLQRMFNVVQPRSYLRPHRHASPPKAETLLVWQGAIAFFEFAAGGEPQRCEILRAGGPRFGVDIEPGVIHTFVALEPDTILLEAKAGPYERISDKDFAPWAPAEGAPEVAAFLDGLYQRAQAAEAAR; encoded by the coding sequence ATGAACTCAAGTGTTGTGACTCCTTTTCCCGTGTCCCTGCCGCCGCCGGCGGAGCCGGTGACCGTCTTGAGCCGTGAACTGTTGCAGGCGGCGGTGGCGGCCTCGCGCCAAAGCCCGCGGCGGCGCATGATTTTGCCCCTGCACAAGGATCACGGCGCGCCGTTGCAGCGCATGTTCAACGTGGTCCAGCCCCGCAGCTACCTGCGCCCGCACCGGCACGCCTCGCCGCCCAAGGCGGAAACGTTGCTGGTGTGGCAGGGGGCGATAGCCTTTTTTGAATTTGCGGCCGGGGGCGAGCCGCAGCGGTGCGAGATCCTGCGGGCGGGCGGCCCGCGTTTCGGGGTGGATATTGAGCCGGGGGTGATCCACACCTTTGTGGCCCTGGAGCCGGACACCATCCTGTTGGAGGCCAAGGCCGGCCCTTACGAACGGATCAGCGACAAGGACTTTGCCCCCTGGGCGCCGGCCGAGGGCGCGCCCGAGGTGGCGGCTTTTCTGGACGGCCTCTATCAGCGGGCGCAGGCGGCCGAGGCGGCCCGTTGA
- the dapF gene encoding diaminopimelate epimerase, with amino-acid sequence MRLHFWKMNGAGNDFVLADNRRQEIQLTPQHVARLCHRQRGIGADGVILLTPCASGRADWAWQFWNSDGSVAEMCGNGARCFARFVQRLTGAQGTLTFETLAGIITARFRGEQVTIGLTSPQGLQLHQALDTPGGRVVCHSVNTGVPHAVIFVPDADQARVSELGRQIRYHPAYAPRGTNVNFVQTLGPGRIRVRTYERGVEGETLACGTGVTASALIAARLHHFPPPIQVRVQGGDVLEVDFREENGQFTDVTLTGPADFVFEGTIEL; translated from the coding sequence ATGCGGTTGCACTTTTGGAAGATGAACGGGGCGGGCAATGATTTCGTGCTGGCCGACAACCGGCGGCAGGAAATTCAGTTGACGCCCCAGCACGTCGCGCGCCTGTGCCATCGGCAGCGGGGGATTGGCGCCGACGGGGTGATTTTGCTGACGCCCTGCGCCTCCGGCCGCGCGGATTGGGCGTGGCAGTTTTGGAACAGTGACGGCAGCGTGGCGGAGATGTGCGGCAATGGCGCCCGCTGTTTCGCGCGATTTGTGCAACGCCTGACCGGCGCGCAGGGCACGCTCACGTTTGAAACGCTGGCGGGGATCATCACGGCCCGTTTCCGGGGCGAGCAGGTCACCATCGGCCTGACGTCGCCGCAGGGGCTGCAACTGCATCAGGCGCTGGACACGCCGGGGGGCCGGGTGGTGTGTCACTCGGTCAACACCGGCGTGCCGCATGCGGTGATCTTTGTGCCGGATGCGGATCAGGCGCGGGTGAGTGAGCTGGGGCGGCAAATCCGTTATCACCCCGCCTATGCGCCCCGGGGCACCAATGTCAATTTCGTGCAGACCCTTGGCCCGGGGCGCATCCGCGTGCGCACGTACGAGCGCGGCGTCGAGGGCGAGACCCTGGCCTGCGGCACGGGCGTCACGGCCTCGGCCCTGATTGCGGCGCGGCTGCATCATTTCCCCCCGCCCATCCAGGTGCGCGTGCAGGGCGGGGATGTGCTGGAGGTGGATTTTCGCGAGGAAAACGGCCAGTTCACCGACGTGACCCTGACCGGCCCGGCCGACTTTGTCTTTGAGGGCACAATAGAGCTTTAA
- the dapB gene encoding 4-hydroxy-tetrahydrodipicolinate reductase — MLKIIINGARGRMGQALQTCASRLPELQVIAAIDLGDDLAAVVAQGDVVIEFSAHHVTPGVAALCAQHRKPLVIGTTGHTAEERQAIRQHAQVIPMVWTANFSTGVNTLFWLTRKAAEILGPGYDLEIVEMHHRHKKDAPSGTARALGEILAQVRQLQYEDAVRHGRAGLVGERAPAEIGMHAVRGGDVVGDHTVIFATPGERLELTHKASSRETFAQGALRAAQWLIGRPPGVYDMQDVLGLK; from the coding sequence ATGTTGAAAATCATCATCAACGGCGCCCGCGGGCGCATGGGCCAGGCCCTGCAGACGTGTGCCAGCCGCCTGCCGGAGCTGCAGGTGATTGCCGCCATTGATTTGGGCGATGATTTGGCGGCGGTGGTGGCGCAGGGGGACGTGGTCATCGAATTCAGCGCCCATCACGTGACCCCCGGCGTGGCCGCGCTCTGCGCGCAGCATCGCAAACCGCTGGTCATCGGCACCACCGGGCACACGGCCGAAGAACGCCAGGCCATCCGCCAGCACGCCCAAGTCATTCCGATGGTGTGGACGGCCAACTTTTCCACCGGCGTCAACACCCTGTTCTGGCTGACGCGCAAGGCGGCCGAAATCCTGGGGCCGGGCTATGATCTGGAAATCGTGGAGATGCACCACCGCCACAAAAAGGACGCCCCCAGCGGCACGGCCCGGGCGCTGGGCGAGATTTTGGCCCAGGTGCGGCAGCTTCAATATGAGGACGCCGTGCGCCACGGCCGGGCGGGGCTGGTGGGCGAGCGCGCCCCCGCGGAAATTGGCATGCACGCCGTGCGGGGCGGGGATGTGGTGGGGGATCATACCGTGATCTTTGCCACGCCGGGCGAGCGGCTGGAGCTGACCCACAAGGCCAGCAGCCGGGAAACCTTTGCCCAGGGCGCGTTGCGGGCGGCCCAGTGGCTCATCGGGCGCCCGCCGGGCGTGTATGACATGCAGGATGTGCTGGGGCTGAAGTAG
- a CDS encoding Gfo/Idh/MocA family oxidoreductase yields MTSTSSQTTKCTRRGFLSSLGALAAPLILPGSVLGLNGAVAPSNRIVFGGIGMGNRAMFILPNFLNFPDVQFVAVSDARADRRKLAKTHIDQFYGNQDCADLPDFRDLLARRDIDAVLIATGNRWHATASMFAARAGKDIYCEKPISLTIREGRELVTMCRQYGTIYQAGTQRRSTESYQFAREMVRQGRIGRVHTVEMQVWTGGTVPHEEPKPVPPGWDYDMWLGPVQWRPFVPGRVHGWAYFWDTGEGMHTDMGTHYTDQMQWVLGTDDTGPVEVEATDLVWPDPKKFMSETAISGTFKFKYANGVQGILYQRGAFKDRYIRYIGDEGWIQVDDETDVVTAHPASILEAKTSGWVSWANAGAHVRNFLDCIKSRQQPLCHPEVAHRAQTICEATTISARLGRKLRWDPVKEVFDDEAANRMLYRQPRAPWRV; encoded by the coding sequence ATGACGTCAACCTCATCTCAGACAACCAAGTGCACCCGGCGCGGTTTTTTGTCCAGCCTTGGCGCGCTGGCGGCGCCGTTGATCCTGCCCGGCTCGGTGCTGGGGCTTAACGGGGCCGTGGCGCCCAGCAACCGCATCGTCTTTGGCGGCATCGGCATGGGCAACCGGGCCATGTTCATTCTGCCCAACTTCCTGAACTTTCCCGATGTGCAGTTTGTGGCCGTATCCGACGCCCGCGCGGACCGGCGCAAGCTGGCCAAGACGCACATTGACCAGTTTTACGGCAACCAGGACTGCGCGGACCTGCCGGACTTCCGGGATTTGCTGGCGCGGCGGGACATTGACGCGGTGCTCATTGCCACCGGCAACCGCTGGCATGCCACGGCCTCGATGTTTGCCGCGCGGGCGGGCAAGGACATCTACTGCGAAAAACCCATCAGCCTCACCATCCGCGAAGGGCGCGAGCTGGTGACCATGTGCCGGCAGTATGGGACCATCTACCAGGCCGGCACGCAGCGGCGCTCCACCGAGTCGTATCAGTTTGCCCGCGAAATGGTGCGCCAGGGACGCATTGGCCGGGTGCACACGGTGGAGATGCAGGTGTGGACGGGGGGCACCGTGCCGCACGAGGAACCCAAGCCGGTGCCGCCGGGGTGGGACTATGATATGTGGCTGGGGCCGGTGCAGTGGCGGCCGTTTGTCCCGGGACGGGTGCATGGGTGGGCCTATTTCTGGGATACCGGCGAGGGCATGCACACCGACATGGGCACGCACTACACCGACCAGATGCAATGGGTGCTGGGCACCGATGACACCGGGCCGGTGGAGGTGGAGGCCACGGACCTGGTGTGGCCGGATCCCAAAAAGTTCATGAGCGAAACCGCCATTTCGGGGACGTTCAAGTTCAAGTACGCCAACGGCGTGCAGGGGATTTTGTACCAGCGCGGAGCGTTCAAGGACCGCTACATCCGCTACATCGGCGACGAGGGCTGGATTCAGGTGGACGACGAAACGGACGTGGTCACCGCGCATCCCGCCTCCATTCTGGAGGCCAAGACCTCCGGCTGGGTGAGCTGGGCCAACGCCGGGGCGCATGTGCGGAATTTTCTCGATTGCATCAAGAGCCGGCAGCAGCCGCTCTGCCATCCGGAGGTGGCGCACCGGGCGCAGACCATCTGCGAGGCCACAACCATCAGCGCGCGCCTGGGCCGGAAGCTGCGCTGGGACCCGGTGAAAGAGGTGTTCGATGACGAGGCCGCCAACCGCATGTTGTACCGGCAGCCGCGCGCCCCGTGGCGGGTGTGA
- the dapA gene encoding 4-hydroxy-tetrahydrodipicolinate synthase, producing the protein MSLLKQSYYGTYTALVTPFRNGKVDEAAFAQLIRLQIKAGGEGIVPVGTTGESPTLDYEEHLKVIELAVQHARGKVKVVAGTGANSTKEAVYLTCEAEKRGADASLQVAPYYNKPTQEGLYQHFRKVAEATRLPIILYSIPGRCGVEIGVETVARLAQDCSNIMGIKEAGGNADRVSQLRSVVPKEFVILSGDDSLTLPFMAVGAAGVVSVASNLIPKQVAQMVRAFLNGDLLKAQLLHQRYYPLFKDLFIETNPVPVKTALAMLGLIQEEVRLPLVGLSAKNREVLRQTLVKCGLLAR; encoded by the coding sequence ATGTCGCTGCTCAAGCAATCTTATTACGGCACGTACACCGCGTTGGTAACCCCCTTCCGGAACGGCAAGGTGGACGAAGCCGCTTTTGCGCAACTCATCCGCCTGCAAATCAAGGCGGGGGGGGAGGGCATCGTGCCGGTGGGCACCACGGGGGAGTCGCCCACCCTGGATTATGAGGAGCATCTGAAGGTCATTGAGCTGGCCGTGCAGCACGCCCGCGGCAAGGTGAAGGTGGTGGCCGGCACGGGGGCCAATTCCACCAAGGAGGCCGTGTACCTGACCTGCGAGGCGGAAAAACGGGGCGCCGACGCTTCGTTGCAGGTGGCGCCCTATTACAACAAGCCCACGCAGGAGGGGTTGTACCAGCATTTCCGCAAAGTGGCCGAAGCCACCCGCCTGCCCATCATCCTGTACAGCATCCCCGGGCGTTGCGGGGTGGAAATCGGGGTGGAGACCGTCGCCCGTCTGGCCCAGGATTGCTCCAACATCATGGGCATCAAGGAGGCCGGCGGCAATGCGGACCGCGTCAGCCAGTTGCGCTCCGTGGTGCCCAAAGAATTCGTGATCCTGAGCGGGGACGATTCCCTCACGCTGCCCTTCATGGCGGTGGGGGCGGCGGGGGTGGTCAGTGTGGCCTCCAATCTCATCCCCAAACAGGTGGCGCAAATGGTGCGGGCCTTTCTCAACGGGGATTTGCTCAAAGCCCAGCTCCTCCACCAGCGCTATTATCCCTTGTTCAAGGATTTGTTCATCGAAACCAACCCGGTGCCGGTGAAAACGGCGCTGGCCATGCTGGGGCTGATCCAGGAGGAGGTGCGCCTGCCGCTGGTGGGCCTGAGCGCCAAAAACCGCGAAGTCCTCCGGCAAACCCTGGTGAAATGCGGCCTGCTGGCCCGGTAA
- a CDS encoding HEAT repeat domain-containing protein — translation MGLTLAAAPAPVADLDRAVGEAMQYQSGRSAEPLRQIEAAVREAVANRARRAAVEQALVRLLSPQATFEARRFACTQLAILGGDSALGALGEMLQQPETAGIACLALASNPSAKVTDLLLKALDTAPPEAREQIVVTLGDRRAPAAVKALLPLTRDTSPALRTAAMVALGKIASPPALEALAGLRRSPDAGTARAAVQASLAAADAVARARNARAAAAIYEELLDSAQPVYVRRAALEGLLRLDADGGQQRALAVLRGPDSALKPSALYHVRHIPGRGVSAVFAAELPRLATAEQVLLLDSLAARKDADALQALKDATQAPAAAVRQAAVKALAQVGDASAVPVLVKALVSYTTAAEQQTVEMALASLPGGAAVDEALVQALQTSPPAALPGLMNAAGRRGVKAAVPVLLKAASSENLALARAAFRALGRLATPADLPALVDGLTQVRAAAAREDAESTVIKILEREPDAARRVAVVREALQRAPADVTSRVSLLRLLPACGGREALALLQAERRQEQPALRDAALRALAEWPEAAAVDVLLAEAQQAAQNTERVLALRGVARLLSQGGSPPAQAAAQFEKAMALARTDAEKKLIISAMSGLQHEMALRLLEPLLDNPAVRNEAEQAALRLAPRLAGAWPEAARRLLNKLAASPAAGPAARGLLETLDQAGGFLLGWQVAGPFTAEGKDGQALFDTVFPPEQNPVPAGVAWQLAPVGTLKERPWQVNLAGLFAGDHRVAYARVWVHSDTAQPARLELGADDGLKVWFNGRVVLAANRGGDVQPGEFKAEVALQPGWNQILLKVTQWTSGWGFCARLVKPDGTPLAPGRLSPYPPETP, via the coding sequence ATGGGTCTCACGCTGGCGGCGGCGCCGGCGCCGGTGGCGGATTTGGATCGGGCCGTCGGCGAGGCCATGCAATATCAATCCGGCCGCAGCGCCGAGCCGTTGCGGCAGATTGAGGCCGCCGTGCGCGAGGCGGTGGCCAACCGCGCGCGCCGCGCGGCGGTGGAGCAGGCCCTGGTGCGCCTGCTGTCACCGCAGGCAACGTTTGAAGCGCGGCGCTTTGCCTGCACCCAACTGGCCATTCTGGGCGGTGATTCCGCCCTCGGCGCGCTGGGGGAAATGCTCCAACAACCGGAGACCGCCGGCATCGCCTGTCTGGCGCTGGCGTCCAACCCTTCGGCCAAAGTCACCGACCTGCTCCTCAAGGCGCTGGACACCGCCCCGCCCGAAGCCCGCGAGCAGATCGTGGTGACCCTGGGCGACCGCCGGGCGCCCGCGGCGGTGAAAGCCTTGCTGCCCCTGACCCGCGACACCTCGCCCGCCCTGCGCACGGCGGCCATGGTGGCGCTGGGCAAAATTGCCTCGCCGCCCGCGCTGGAAGCGCTGGCCGGGCTGCGGCGCAGCCCGGATGCGGGCACGGCGCGCGCCGCGGTGCAGGCCTCCCTGGCCGCCGCCGATGCCGTGGCGCGAGCGCGCAATGCCCGCGCGGCCGCCGCCATTTATGAGGAATTGCTGGATTCGGCCCAGCCGGTGTATGTGCGGCGGGCGGCCTTGGAGGGGTTGTTGCGCCTGGATGCCGACGGCGGCCAGCAGCGCGCCCTGGCGGTGTTGCGCGGCCCTGATTCTGCGTTGAAACCCTCCGCCCTCTACCATGTGCGCCACATCCCCGGCCGCGGGGTCTCCGCCGTGTTTGCCGCCGAGCTGCCCCGCCTGGCCACGGCCGAGCAGGTGTTGCTGCTGGACTCCCTGGCGGCGCGCAAGGATGCCGACGCCCTGCAGGCGCTCAAAGACGCCACCCAGGCGCCGGCGGCGGCGGTGCGGCAGGCGGCGGTGAAGGCGCTGGCGCAGGTCGGCGATGCCTCCGCGGTGCCGGTTTTGGTCAAGGCGCTGGTGTCCTACACCACGGCGGCGGAGCAGCAGACGGTGGAAATGGCCCTGGCCAGCCTCCCCGGCGGCGCGGCCGTGGATGAGGCCCTGGTGCAGGCGCTGCAAACCAGTCCCCCGGCGGCCCTGCCGGGGCTGATGAACGCCGCCGGCCGCCGTGGCGTCAAGGCCGCCGTGCCCGTGCTGCTGAAGGCCGCCTCCAGCGAGAATCTGGCCCTGGCCCGCGCCGCTTTCCGCGCGCTGGGCCGCCTGGCCACACCGGCGGATTTGCCGGCGCTGGTGGACGGCTTGACCCAGGTCCGCGCCGCGGCGGCCCGCGAGGACGCCGAGAGCACGGTGATCAAGATTTTGGAGCGCGAGCCGGATGCCGCCCGGCGGGTGGCGGTGGTGCGGGAGGCCCTGCAGCGCGCCCCGGCGGACGTGACGAGCCGGGTTTCGCTGCTGCGGCTGCTGCCGGCCTGCGGTGGCCGCGAAGCCCTGGCGCTCTTGCAGGCCGAGCGCCGCCAGGAGCAGCCGGCGCTGCGGGATGCCGCCCTGCGCGCCCTGGCCGAATGGCCCGAGGCCGCGGCGGTGGACGTGCTGCTCGCCGAAGCACAGCAGGCCGCGCAAAACACCGAGCGCGTGCTGGCCCTGCGCGGCGTGGCGCGGTTGTTGAGCCAGGGCGGCAGCCCGCCGGCCCAGGCGGCGGCCCAATTCGAAAAGGCCATGGCGCTGGCGCGGACTGACGCCGAAAAGAAACTCATCATCAGCGCCATGTCCGGTCTGCAACATGAAATGGCCTTGCGCCTGCTCGAGCCGCTGCTGGACAACCCGGCCGTGCGCAATGAAGCCGAGCAGGCCGCCCTGCGCCTGGCGCCCCGCCTGGCTGGCGCCTGGCCCGAAGCCGCCCGCCGCCTGCTCAACAAATTGGCGGCCTCTCCCGCCGCCGGGCCGGCGGCCCGGGGGCTGTTGGAAACGCTGGACCAGGCGGGAGGCTTCCTGCTGGGCTGGCAGGTGGCCGGCCCGTTCACCGCCGAAGGCAAGGACGGTCAGGCCCTGTTTGACACCGTGTTTCCGCCGGAGCAAAACCCCGTGCCTGCGGGAGTGGCCTGGCAACTGGCGCCGGTGGGCACGCTGAAAGAGCGGCCCTGGCAGGTGAATCTGGCCGGTCTTTTTGCGGGTGACCATCGCGTGGCCTACGCGCGGGTGTGGGTGCACAGTGACACCGCCCAGCCGGCACGGTTGGAACTGGGGGCGGACGACGGCCTGAAAGTCTGGTTCAACGGCCGGGTGGTGCTCGCCGCCAATCGCGGCGGCGATGTGCAACCGGGCGAATTCAAGGCGGAAGTTGCCCTGCAACCCGGGTGGAATCAGATTCTCCTGAAAGTCACGCAGTGGACCTCGGGCTGGGGCTTTTGTGCGCGGCTGGTGAAGCCGGATGGCACGCCCCTGGCGCCGGGACGTCTCTCCCCTTACCCTCCCGAAACGCCATGA
- a CDS encoding DUF4149 domain-containing protein has protein sequence MLGILRLLGLLNAAAWLGAVLFFTIAVAPAFFQDTMLNLFGGVNAPFSRARAGLAAIYMMERYFVWLQVCGAIAVVQALAESAYQGLPWRQARNLLAMGLLALCLAGAWGVHPILKKLHAARYDPRAKPEQVELAARSFRLWHGLSQGANLLLAAGLVVFFWKTAHPRPRSLHTPPNPFQYRD, from the coding sequence GTGCTGGGCATTTTGAGATTGTTGGGGCTGCTCAATGCGGCCGCCTGGTTGGGCGCTGTGCTGTTTTTTACCATCGCAGTGGCCCCGGCTTTCTTTCAGGACACCATGCTCAACCTTTTTGGGGGCGTGAACGCCCCCTTCAGCCGGGCCCGCGCCGGCCTGGCGGCCATTTATATGATGGAACGCTATTTTGTGTGGCTGCAGGTGTGCGGCGCCATTGCCGTGGTGCAGGCCCTGGCCGAGTCCGCCTACCAGGGCCTGCCATGGCGTCAGGCGCGCAACCTGCTGGCCATGGGACTGCTGGCGTTGTGCCTGGCCGGCGCCTGGGGGGTGCATCCCATCCTCAAGAAATTGCATGCCGCCCGTTACGATCCCCGCGCCAAACCGGAGCAGGTGGAGCTGGCCGCCCGCAGCTTCCGCCTCTGGCATGGCCTCAGCCAGGGCGCCAATCTGCTGCTCGCCGCCGGCCTGGTGGTGTTTTTCTGGAAAACCGCCCACCCCCGGCCCCGCTCGTTGCACACGCCGCCCAACCCATTTCAATACCGCGACTGA
- a CDS encoding choice-of-anchor C family protein: MKFINGKEHAMKKSLLFVAWISLVGAAVPFGWGAIINGSFELGPPIVGDAVFVGGGSTDINGWIVTGHSVEVLGPPWDAFDGNRCLDLSGYDAGGVQQTFSTIPGMTYAVTFNLAGNPEGPPQYKQVRVSVDSFQHDYEVNSAGQTRYNLDWIPISFQFVASGSSATLWFKSQQNDAYGPLLDNVAVLPVPEPDGELLLATSLCLLAAVYSVRPSHLFGQ, from the coding sequence ATGAAGTTCATCAACGGAAAGGAGCATGCTATGAAAAAGTCTCTTCTTTTTGTGGCATGGATTTCTTTAGTAGGGGCCGCCGTCCCTTTTGGGTGGGGCGCAATTATCAACGGCAGTTTCGAATTAGGCCCTCCGATCGTGGGTGATGCAGTTTTCGTGGGCGGAGGGAGCACTGACATCAACGGTTGGATAGTGACGGGGCACTCGGTCGAGGTGTTGGGGCCCCCGTGGGACGCCTTTGACGGAAACCGATGCTTGGATTTGAGTGGTTATGATGCGGGAGGAGTCCAGCAAACTTTTTCCACCATTCCCGGAATGACTTATGCCGTGACCTTCAATCTGGCCGGCAATCCGGAGGGCCCACCCCAGTACAAACAAGTGCGCGTGTCCGTGGACTCCTTCCAGCATGATTATGAGGTGAACAGTGCGGGCCAAACGCGTTATAACTTGGACTGGATCCCCATCAGCTTCCAGTTTGTTGCCTCAGGCTCCAGCGCAACCCTGTGGTTCAAAAGCCAGCAAAACGATGCTTATGGACCCCTGCTTGATAATGTGGCCGTATTGCCTGTGCCTGAGCCGGACGGAGAGTTGTTGCTGGCGACCAGTCTATGCCTTCTGGCAGCAGTCTATAGTGTCAGACCGTCCCACCTGTTTGGGCAATAG
- the hisB gene encoding imidazoleglycerol-phosphate dehydratase HisB, translating into MRQAHIQRVTQETRIEARLVVDGTGRADIRTGIPFFDHMLTLFARHAVVDLKLRCRGDLAVDAHHTVEDCGLVLGQAFVQALGDKQGIRRYGTGFDPRNPLWGEAYVPMDECLARCVIDFSGRPYLVFRGVKNLDYKQVTRPEREQDMACAFRFGLAREFFQAFANEGRCNLHLELLYGQEPHHIVEALFKAFARAVDAACQRDPRIAGQIPSTKGRL; encoded by the coding sequence ATACGGCAGGCGCACATCCAACGGGTCACCCAGGAGACGCGCATCGAAGCGCGGCTGGTGGTGGACGGCACGGGGCGGGCGGATATTCGCACGGGGATACCCTTTTTTGACCACATGCTGACCCTGTTTGCGCGGCATGCGGTGGTGGATTTGAAGCTGCGTTGCCGGGGGGATCTGGCGGTGGACGCCCATCACACCGTGGAGGATTGCGGGCTGGTGCTGGGGCAGGCCTTTGTGCAGGCGCTCGGCGACAAGCAGGGCATCCGCCGGTACGGCACCGGGTTTGACCCGCGCAATCCCCTCTGGGGGGAGGCGTATGTGCCCATGGACGAGTGCCTGGCCCGGTGCGTGATTGATTTCAGCGGGCGGCCGTATCTGGTGTTTCGAGGGGTGAAGAATCTGGATTACAAGCAGGTCACCCGCCCCGAGCGGGAGCAGGACATGGCCTGTGCTTTCCGGTTTGGGCTGGCGCGGGAGTTTTTCCAGGCCTTTGCCAATGAGGGCCGGTGCAACCTGCACCTCGAGTTGCTGTATGGGCAGGAGCCGCATCACATTGTCGAGGCCCTGTTCAAGGCGTTTGCCCGGGCAGTGGATGCCGCCTGCCAGCGGGATCCGCGCATTGCGGGGCAAATCCCCTCGACGAAAGGCCGGTTATAA
- the folK gene encoding 2-amino-4-hydroxy-6-hydroxymethyldihydropteridine diphosphokinase: MSAVSPPLPPGPEPPLRVVVALGSNLGDSEAILRAAARELQALAAGGFKLSSFYRTEPVDCPPGSPPFLNAVAVFEPLPGETPETLLPKLQALERRFGRQPKKMHNEPRPLDLDLIAFGGEKRHTPQLTLPHPRARQRAFVLEPLREIAPDFVWPE, encoded by the coding sequence ATGTCTGCCGTTTCTCCCCCGTTGCCGCCCGGGCCGGAGCCGCCCCTGCGGGTGGTGGTGGCCCTGGGATCCAATCTGGGCGATTCCGAAGCCATCCTGCGCGCCGCCGCGCGCGAGTTGCAGGCCCTGGCCGCCGGCGGCTTCAAATTGTCCTCCTTTTACCGCACGGAGCCGGTGGATTGTCCGCCCGGTTCGCCCCCCTTTCTCAATGCTGTGGCCGTGTTTGAGCCGCTGCCGGGCGAAACCCCGGAAACCTTGCTGCCCAAACTGCAGGCGCTGGAGCGCCGCTTTGGCCGGCAGCCCAAAAAAATGCACAATGAACCCCGCCCGCTGGATTTGGATTTGATTGCCTTTGGCGGGGAAAAACGCCATACGCCGCAGTTGACGCTGCCCCACCCGCGCGCCCGGCAGCGGGCCTTTGTGCTGGAGCCTCTGCGGGAGATTGCGCCGGACTTTGTGTGGCCGGAGTGA
- a CDS encoding sigma-70 family RNA polymerase sigma factor — protein MNKRTDYKLLDDNALVKRAKKGDREAFEELVVRHGEKVYARAYSMVRNEDEALDLSQEAWVRGWQRLGQFQGDSSFATWITRIVINQCLDHLRKQKRHRTESIEELDEEIGGVERQIPVVTPNPTEGLERAELRARIDRALAQLSPAHRAVLVLHEFEELEYKEIAKRVGCSIGTVMSRLFYARRKLAALLAGQKLDELR, from the coding sequence ATGAACAAGCGCACGGACTACAAGTTGCTCGACGACAACGCTTTAGTGAAGCGCGCCAAGAAGGGCGATCGCGAGGCGTTTGAGGAGCTGGTGGTCCGGCATGGGGAGAAGGTATATGCGCGGGCGTACAGCATGGTGCGCAATGAGGACGAGGCGCTGGATCTTTCTCAGGAAGCCTGGGTGCGGGGCTGGCAGCGGCTGGGGCAGTTTCAGGGGGACTCCAGTTTTGCGACGTGGATCACGCGGATTGTGATCAATCAATGCCTGGACCACCTGCGCAAACAAAAACGGCACCGCACCGAGAGCATTGAAGAATTGGATGAAGAAATCGGGGGCGTGGAGCGTCAAATCCCCGTGGTGACGCCCAATCCCACCGAGGGGTTGGAGCGGGCGGAACTGCGGGCCAGAATTGACCGGGCTTTGGCCCAGCTTTCCCCCGCCCACCGGGCAGTGCTGGTGTTGCATGAATTTGAAGAATTGGAATACAAAGAAATCGCCAAGCGGGTTGGCTGCTCGATTGGCACGGTAATGTCCCGCCTGTTCTACGCCCGGCGCAAGCTGGCGGCGCTGCTGGCGGGGCAAAAACTGGATGAGCTGCGATGA